From a region of the Actinomycetota bacterium genome:
- a CDS encoding ABC transporter ATP-binding protein, which translates to MISFESVTKRFPDGTIAVDNVDLEVPEGDLTVLVGPSGCGKTTTLRMINRMIEATSGRIVVDGQDIAKVDPPQLRRRIGYVIQQIGLFPHRTIGENIATVPGLNGWDSQRTRGRVGELLELVGLPAEVRDRYPHQLSGGQRQRVGVARALAVDPPIMLMDEPFGAVDPIVRSRLQDEFLRLQQEVRKTIVFVTHDIDEAIKMGDRIAIFRQGGHLEQYAPPDELLAEPASAFVADFLGVERGLKRLALIPVSAVKAETGPVVAPDDDGQRALSAAEAYGSDWVVVVDGDRRLLGWAHAGEAVERGRVGDAEIRPFQLQVQADDSLRAALNAMVQSRTGVAVRVSDGDRYEGIVTLELLSKEIS; encoded by the coding sequence CGAGTCCGTCACCAAGCGCTTCCCCGACGGCACCATCGCCGTTGACAACGTCGACCTCGAGGTCCCCGAAGGCGACCTGACCGTCCTCGTCGGCCCGTCCGGCTGCGGCAAGACCACCACCCTGCGGATGATCAACCGCATGATCGAGGCCACCAGCGGCCGCATCGTGGTCGACGGCCAGGACATCGCCAAGGTCGACCCGCCCCAGCTGCGCCGCCGCATCGGCTACGTCATCCAGCAGATCGGCCTGTTCCCGCACCGCACCATCGGCGAGAACATCGCCACCGTGCCCGGGCTGAACGGCTGGGACTCCCAGCGCACCCGGGGCCGCGTGGGCGAGCTCCTGGAGCTGGTCGGCCTGCCCGCCGAGGTCCGCGACCGCTACCCGCACCAGCTCTCCGGCGGCCAGCGCCAGCGGGTCGGGGTGGCCAGGGCCTTGGCCGTCGACCCGCCGATCATGCTCATGGACGAGCCCTTCGGGGCGGTCGACCCGATCGTCCGCAGCCGCCTCCAGGACGAATTCCTCCGCCTCCAGCAGGAGGTCCGCAAGACGATCGTGTTCGTGACCCACGACATCGACGAGGCGATCAAGATGGGCGACCGCATCGCCATCTTCCGCCAGGGTGGCCACCTGGAGCAGTACGCGCCCCCGGACGAGCTGCTGGCCGAGCCGGCCAGCGCCTTCGTGGCCGACTTCCTCGGGGTCGAGCGCGGCCTCAAGCGGCTGGCCCTGATCCCGGTATCGGCCGTCAAGGCCGAGACGGGCCCGGTGGTCGCGCCCGACGACGACGGCCAGCGGGCCCTGTCCGCGGCCGAGGCCTACGGCAGCGACTGGGTGGTGGTGGTGGACGGCGACCGGCGGCTGCTCGGCTGGGCCCACGCCGGCGAGGCGGTCGAGCGTGGCCGTGTCGGCGACGCCGAGATCCGTCCCTTCCAGCTCCAGGTCCAGGCCGACGACTCGCTGCGGGCCGCCCTCAACGCCATGGTCCAGTCCCGCACCGGCGTGGCCGTGCGGGTCAGCGACGGCGACCGCTACGAGGGCATCGTCACCCTGGAGCTGCTCTCCAAGGAGATCAGTTGA